In Kryptolebias marmoratus isolate JLee-2015 linkage group LG22, ASM164957v2, whole genome shotgun sequence, a single window of DNA contains:
- the ppm1ba gene encoding protein phosphatase 1B isoform X1 produces MGAFLDKPKTEKHNSHGEGNGLRYGVSSMQGWRVEMEDAHTAVLGLQTPGMSDWSFFAVYDGHAGSKVANYCSKHLLEHIITASLGAGGTQDSDSSTSDSQAPPPPAVEVVKAGIRTGFLSIDEHMRNFSDLRNGLDRSGSTAVGILLSPDHFFFINCGDSRAVLYRNSQMCFSTLDHKPCNPRERERIQNAGGSVMIQRVNGSLAVSRALGDYDYKCVDGKGPTEQLVSPEPEVFVMVRAPEQDQFIILACDGIWDVMSNEELCEFVKSRLEVCDDLEKVCNEVVDTCLHKGSRDNMSIVLVCLPNAPKVSEEAVKKEAELNKYLETRVEEMLSRSGEEEIPDLVTVMRNLSTDSGMPPLPPGGGLASKRSVIEAVYNRLSPYKEEDGSGADLECHW; encoded by the exons ATGGGTGCGTTCCTGGACAAACCCAAAACAGAGAAGCACAACTCTCACGGTGAAGGGAACGGACTGCGCTATGGGGTAAGCTCCATGCAGGGGTGGCGGGTGGAGATGGAGGATGCCCACACAGCTGTGTTAGGACTTCAGACGCCTGGAATGTCTGACTGGTCCTTTTTTGCGGTATACGATGGCCACGCCGGATCAAAGGTTGCCAACTACTGCTCTAAGCACCTTCTTGAACACATAATTACGGCTAGTTTAGGAGCTGGAGGTACACAAGACTCGGACAGCTCCACCAGTGACTCTCAAGCGCCGCCGCCTCCTGCAGTGGAGGTCGTCAAAGCCGGGATCAGAACAGGTTTCCTAAGCATCGATGAGCACATGCGCAACTTCTCTGACCTCCGGAATGGTTTGGACCGCAGTGGCTCCACAGCTGTCGGAATTCTTCTGTCGCCAGATCATTTCTTCTTCATCAACTGCGGGGATTCTCGGGCTGTTTTGTACCGCAACTCACAGATGTGCTTCTCCACGCTCGATCACAAGCCTTGCAACCCACGCGAGAGGGAGCGCATCCAGAACGCTGGAGGCTCCGTGATGATTCAGAGAGTTAATGGATCACTGGCTGTATCGAGAGCTTTGGGGGACTATGATTACAAGTGTGTGGATGGCAAGGGCCCCACAGAGCAGCTGGTTAGCCCCGAGCCAGAAGTGTTTGTGATGGTTCGGGCACCAGAACAAGATCAGTTCATTATTCTGGCTTGCGATGGCATCTGGGACGTCATGTCCAATGAGGAATTGTGCGAGTTTGTGAAATCTAGACTTGAGGTTTGTGATGACCTGGAGAAAGTCTGTAATGAAGTCGTGGATACCTGCCTGCACAAG GGGAGTCGGGATAACATGAGTATTGTGTTAGTGTGTTTGCCCAACGCTCCCAAAGTATCCGAGGAAGCTGTGAAGAAAGAAGCTGAGCTCAACAAATACCTGGAGACTCGAGTAGAAG aGATGCTGTCTCGgtcaggagaggaggagattCCGGACCTCGTAACAGTGATGAGGAATCTGTCTACTGACAGTGGCATGCCCCCTTTGCCACCAGGGGGTGGACTTGCCAGCAA ACGCAGTGTTATTGAAGCAGTATACAACCGTCTGAGTCCATACAAGGAGGAAGATGGA AGCGGAGCGGATTTGGAGTGCCACTGGTAG
- the ppm1ba gene encoding protein phosphatase 1B isoform X2: protein MGAFLDKPKTEKHNSHGEGNGLRYGVSSMQGWRVEMEDAHTAVLGLQTPGMSDWSFFAVYDGHAGSKVANYCSKHLLEHIITASLGAGGTQDSDSSTSDSQAPPPPAVEVVKAGIRTGFLSIDEHMRNFSDLRNGLDRSGSTAVGILLSPDHFFFINCGDSRAVLYRNSQMCFSTLDHKPCNPRERERIQNAGGSVMIQRVNGSLAVSRALGDYDYKCVDGKGPTEQLVSPEPEVFVMVRAPEQDQFIILACDGIWDVMSNEELCEFVKSRLEVCDDLEKVCNEVVDTCLHKGSRDNMSIVLVCLPNAPKVSEEAVKKEAELNKYLETRVEEMLSRSGEEEIPDLVTVMRNLSTDSGMPPLPPGGGLASKRSVIEAVYNRLSPYKEEDGPSCFI, encoded by the exons ATGGGTGCGTTCCTGGACAAACCCAAAACAGAGAAGCACAACTCTCACGGTGAAGGGAACGGACTGCGCTATGGGGTAAGCTCCATGCAGGGGTGGCGGGTGGAGATGGAGGATGCCCACACAGCTGTGTTAGGACTTCAGACGCCTGGAATGTCTGACTGGTCCTTTTTTGCGGTATACGATGGCCACGCCGGATCAAAGGTTGCCAACTACTGCTCTAAGCACCTTCTTGAACACATAATTACGGCTAGTTTAGGAGCTGGAGGTACACAAGACTCGGACAGCTCCACCAGTGACTCTCAAGCGCCGCCGCCTCCTGCAGTGGAGGTCGTCAAAGCCGGGATCAGAACAGGTTTCCTAAGCATCGATGAGCACATGCGCAACTTCTCTGACCTCCGGAATGGTTTGGACCGCAGTGGCTCCACAGCTGTCGGAATTCTTCTGTCGCCAGATCATTTCTTCTTCATCAACTGCGGGGATTCTCGGGCTGTTTTGTACCGCAACTCACAGATGTGCTTCTCCACGCTCGATCACAAGCCTTGCAACCCACGCGAGAGGGAGCGCATCCAGAACGCTGGAGGCTCCGTGATGATTCAGAGAGTTAATGGATCACTGGCTGTATCGAGAGCTTTGGGGGACTATGATTACAAGTGTGTGGATGGCAAGGGCCCCACAGAGCAGCTGGTTAGCCCCGAGCCAGAAGTGTTTGTGATGGTTCGGGCACCAGAACAAGATCAGTTCATTATTCTGGCTTGCGATGGCATCTGGGACGTCATGTCCAATGAGGAATTGTGCGAGTTTGTGAAATCTAGACTTGAGGTTTGTGATGACCTGGAGAAAGTCTGTAATGAAGTCGTGGATACCTGCCTGCACAAG GGGAGTCGGGATAACATGAGTATTGTGTTAGTGTGTTTGCCCAACGCTCCCAAAGTATCCGAGGAAGCTGTGAAGAAAGAAGCTGAGCTCAACAAATACCTGGAGACTCGAGTAGAAG aGATGCTGTCTCGgtcaggagaggaggagattCCGGACCTCGTAACAGTGATGAGGAATCTGTCTACTGACAGTGGCATGCCCCCTTTGCCACCAGGGGGTGGACTTGCCAGCAA ACGCAGTGTTATTGAAGCAGTATACAACCGTCTGAGTCCATACAAGGAGGAAGATGGA CCCTCCTGTTTCATTTG A
- the ppm1ba gene encoding protein phosphatase 1B isoform X3 — MGAFLDKPKTEKHNSHGEGNGLRYGVSSMQGWRVEMEDAHTAVLGLQTPGMSDWSFFAVYDGHAGSKVANYCSKHLLEHIITASLGAGGTQDSDSSTSDSQAPPPPAVEVVKAGIRTGFLSIDEHMRNFSDLRNGLDRSGSTAVGILLSPDHFFFINCGDSRAVLYRNSQMCFSTLDHKPCNPRERERIQNAGGSVMIQRVNGSLAVSRALGDYDYKCVDGKGPTEQLVSPEPEVFVMVRAPEQDQFIILACDGIWDVMSNEELCEFVKSRLEVCDDLEKVCNEVVDTCLHKGSRDNMSIVLVCLPNAPKVSEEAVKKEAELNKYLETRVEEMLSRSGEEEIPDLVTVMRNLSTDSGMPPLPPGGGLASK; from the exons ATGGGTGCGTTCCTGGACAAACCCAAAACAGAGAAGCACAACTCTCACGGTGAAGGGAACGGACTGCGCTATGGGGTAAGCTCCATGCAGGGGTGGCGGGTGGAGATGGAGGATGCCCACACAGCTGTGTTAGGACTTCAGACGCCTGGAATGTCTGACTGGTCCTTTTTTGCGGTATACGATGGCCACGCCGGATCAAAGGTTGCCAACTACTGCTCTAAGCACCTTCTTGAACACATAATTACGGCTAGTTTAGGAGCTGGAGGTACACAAGACTCGGACAGCTCCACCAGTGACTCTCAAGCGCCGCCGCCTCCTGCAGTGGAGGTCGTCAAAGCCGGGATCAGAACAGGTTTCCTAAGCATCGATGAGCACATGCGCAACTTCTCTGACCTCCGGAATGGTTTGGACCGCAGTGGCTCCACAGCTGTCGGAATTCTTCTGTCGCCAGATCATTTCTTCTTCATCAACTGCGGGGATTCTCGGGCTGTTTTGTACCGCAACTCACAGATGTGCTTCTCCACGCTCGATCACAAGCCTTGCAACCCACGCGAGAGGGAGCGCATCCAGAACGCTGGAGGCTCCGTGATGATTCAGAGAGTTAATGGATCACTGGCTGTATCGAGAGCTTTGGGGGACTATGATTACAAGTGTGTGGATGGCAAGGGCCCCACAGAGCAGCTGGTTAGCCCCGAGCCAGAAGTGTTTGTGATGGTTCGGGCACCAGAACAAGATCAGTTCATTATTCTGGCTTGCGATGGCATCTGGGACGTCATGTCCAATGAGGAATTGTGCGAGTTTGTGAAATCTAGACTTGAGGTTTGTGATGACCTGGAGAAAGTCTGTAATGAAGTCGTGGATACCTGCCTGCACAAG GGGAGTCGGGATAACATGAGTATTGTGTTAGTGTGTTTGCCCAACGCTCCCAAAGTATCCGAGGAAGCTGTGAAGAAAGAAGCTGAGCTCAACAAATACCTGGAGACTCGAGTAGAAG aGATGCTGTCTCGgtcaggagaggaggagattCCGGACCTCGTAACAGTGATGAGGAATCTGTCTACTGACAGTGGCATGCCCCCTTTGCCACCAGGGGGTGGACTTGCCAGCAAGTAA
- the slc3a1 gene encoding neutral and basic amino acid transport protein rBAT, producing MSLNGDGGRVELQECIRNPGFRDAAADATGSGSGSGSGSGRDSAAVKLDAEPAYETYTQLKPYAGMPKEVLLLYSSRARYRVPREVLFWLTVCCTLALLAVTVTIIALSPRCLSWWQVSPVYQVYPRSFHDSDGDGVGDLRGITEKLDYFQLLNIKSVWISPFYRSPMKDFGYDVEDFRDIDPLFGTMKDFEELLTEMHNKGLKLIMDFIPNHTSDNHRWFNLSRTRDPQYADYYVWTDCNETHPKPNNWVSIFGNSSWTYDEVRGQCYLHQFLKEQPDLNLRNPRVRKEIIDLIHFWLEKGVDGFRMDAVKHMLEATHLRDEPQVDPDKPPELVTTEWDLYHDYTTSQVGLHDLLREFRAEMDIYSREPDKYRFMVTESYDYHEVDKTMMYYGTPLIKESDFPFNFYLLDLPHNTSGTWAKHLVDLWMTNMPRGKWPNWVVGNHDRSRIASSAGQIYVKAINMMLLTLPGTPTTYYGEELGMENINVTESQIQDPAGKYNASASRDPERSPMQWNSGMNAGFNNKTNITWLPLHPDYETVNVEVQEGDEGSVLSQYRFLNGLRQSELPFQRGWFCYVFADANVFSYLRELDGHKQAYLMVINFGKESVTTDLSSVQELPNQLKVLKSTNPVNNGKVFQKSQIPTEPGEGLMIQYSTYTRFHPNHPAECYVSEKACYLDTIDILYKC from the exons ATGAGTTTAAACGGAGACGGCGGCCGCGTGGAGCTGCAGGAGTGCATCAGAAACCCGGGCTTCCGGGACGCAGCGGCGGACGCCAccgggtccgggtccgggtccgggtccgggtccgggCGGGACTCCGCGGCCGTGAAGCTGGACGCGGAGCCGGCCTACGAGACGTACACGCAGTTGAAGCCGTACGCCGGGATGCCCAAGGAGGTGCTGCTGCTGTACTCCTCCCGGGCTCGGTACCGGGTGCCCAGGGAGGTCCTGTTCTGGCTGACGGTGTGCTGCACCCTGGCGCTGCTGGCCGTCACCGTCACCATCATCGCGCTGTCTCCGCGCTGCCTGAGCTGGTGGCAGGTGTCCCCGGTGTACCAGGTCTACCCCCGCTCCTTCCATGACTCCGACGGGGACGGGGTGGGGGACCTGAGAG gaattACAGAGAAGCTGGATTATTTCCAGCTCCTGAACATCAAGTCAGTGTGGATCAGTCCTTTCTACCGCTCTCCCATGAAGGACTTTGGCTACGATGTGGAGGATTTCCGGGACATCGACCCGCTTTTTGGAACCATGAAGGACTTCGAGGAGCTTCTGACTGAAATGCACAACAAAG GTTTGAAGCTAATCATGGACTTCATTCCGAATCACACCAGTGATAATCACCGCTGGTTCAACTTGAGTCGGACCAGAGATCCTCAGTATGCGGATTACTATGTCTGGACTGACTGCAATGAAACGCATCCCAAGCCGAATAATTGG gtGAGTATATTTGGAAACTCATCGTGGACTTACGATGAAGTGAGAGGGCAGTGCTACCTGCATCAGTTCCTCAAGGAGCAACCGGACCTGAACCTAAGGAACCCACGTGTTCGCAAAGAGATCATT GATCTTATTCATTTCTGGCTGGAGAAGGGAGTGGATGGCTTTCGGATGGATGCAGTGAAGCACATGCTGGAAGCAACACACCTGAGAGACGAGCCACAGGTGGATCCAGACAAGCCCCCG GAGTTAGTAACTACAGAGTGGGACCTGTACCATGACTACACTACGAGTCAGGTGGGCTTACACGACCTGCTGAGAGAGTTTAGAGCAgagatggacatctacagccGTGAGCCTGACAAATACAG GTTCATGGTGACAGAATCATATGATTACCATGAGGTAGACAAGACCATGATGTACTATGGTACTCCACTAATAAAAGAAAGTGACTTCCCCTTCAACTTTTACCTGCTGGACCTGCCTCACAATACCAGCGGCACGTGGGCCAAACATCTGGTCGACCTCTGGATGACAAACATGCCCCGAGGAAAATGGCCCAACTGGGTG GTCGGGAATCATGACAGGTCAAGAATTGCATCCAGCGCTGGCCAGATTTACGTTAAAGCCATCAACATGATGCTACTGACCCTCCCTGGCACACCCACAACCTACTATGGCGAAGAGCTCGGCATGGAGAACATTAATGTCACAGAAAGTCAGATACAGGATCCTGCTGGCAAATACAACGCG AGTGCCAGTCGGGACCCTGAGCGGTCTCCAATGCAGTGGAACAGTGGCATGAATGCAGGcttcaacaacaaaaccaacatcACCTGGTTACCCTTACATCCTGATTATGAAACAGTCAATGTGGAG GTCCAGGAGGGGGATGAAGGTTCTGTTTTATCCCAGTATCGTTTTCTGAACGGCCTCCGTCAGTCAGAGCTCCCCTTTCAGAGGGGATGGTTCTGTTACGTCTTTGCTGACGCCAATGTTTTCTCATACCTCAGAGAGCTTGACGGCCACAAACAAGCTTACCTCATGGTGATTAATTTTGGTAAAGAATCTGTCACCACAGATTTATCCTCCGTTCAGGAGTTACCCAACCAGCTGAAAGTGCTGAAGAGCACGAACCCGGTCAATAACGGAAAAGTCTTTCAGAAGTCTCAAATACCAACAGAACCGGGAGAGGGTTTGATGATTCAGTACTCAACCTACACCCGGTTTCATCCCAACCATCCTGCAGAGTGCTACGTCTCTGAGAAGGCCTGCTATCTGGACACCATTGACATACTTTATAAAtgttaa
- the prepl gene encoding prolyl endopeptidase-like isoform X1 yields the protein MVLSSPLRSSARLLTLSRAKFWKLGVSVRLRLSLSAQRCCTTETSVSADKYRNLEEYFVRRLKAAYRRFSGLPDHSVVYGRNHIYFIQDDGIYRTDKSDGKLEPEHVVNLKQASRGEGKTKPENEERFLWTVQRIRLSPQEKHLAATLKCSHKEELRCVVVRLGEKKLSLLNPHHILLKLERVLSFEWASDDVLFYTTLEGLRSSAVFRLDLTSSGSKITSVYEETQPDVFVEVAPSRDRQILTINCNSRTSSEVLLIHGATSHLEPVVVQSRQLDLLYHVEHWRGHLIILANTGPGQEYQVVKSPLSEPSMASWVSLFTPDPGTAVKDMEVVGDHCVLVARTSASELALIVVSLTHPKDPKIVQLPSWAFAIETKKPGLAGQQDVLEFLLSSPVHPPVPFSLCPKKGLLLSGSGNESSPESRAKWITTRLEACSQDGTLVPVTLFHAVPMECLSQVPLLVHVYGAYGRDLNMEFCPVRRMLLEQGWALAYCHIRGGGERGLSWQRRARVEGKERGVEDLQACLHHLFSLGISSPSLTALTACSAGAVPVGALCNKNPNLMRAITLQAPFLDVLGTMENPSLPLTLEDRDEWGDPVGNLEHRHIISSYCPLHNIMPQHYPSMLLTAYSGDPRVPLEGVLRYAERLKEAIQTHLSMKPESGGPPACISLHRTGSGLSTASTQKEEITWQKRQTSTLTGSALMTLRKSLTVLSTASRSVNVGFIVRQKSHR from the exons ATGGTATTATCGTCCCCGCTCCGTTCTTCGGCTCGTCTCCTGACACTTTCTCGGGCAAAGTTCTGGAAACTCGGAGTGTCCGTACGATTGAGGCTGTCCTTGTCTGCCCAGCGTTGTTGCACGACG GaaacttctgtttctgctgacaAGTACAGGAACTTAGAGGAGTATTTCGTCAGGAGATTGAAGGCGGCGTATCGCAGGTTCTCCGGTTTACCTGATCATTCAGTG gtCTACGGACGTAATCACATTTACTTCATCCAAGATGATGGCATCTATAGAACGGACAAAAGTGATG GTAAACTGGAACCAGAGCATGTTGTAAACCTAAAACAAGCATCTAGAGGAGAAGGGAAGACAAAACCTGAGAACGAGGAGAGATTTCTCTGGACCGTCCAGAGAATACGTCTGTCCCCACAAGAAAAGCATCTCGCCGCCACGCTAAAATGCAGTCACAAAGAAGAGCTTAG gtgtGTCGTTGTGAGACTTGGAGAGAAAAAACTGTCCCTCCTGAATCCCCACCACATCCTACTCAAGCTGGAGAGAGTCCTCAGCTTTG AGTGGGCCTCGGATGACGTCCTGTTTTACACAACACTGGAAGGCCTACGCTCCAGCGCTGTGTTTCGTCTGGACCTGACCTCCAGTGGAAGTAAAATAACGTCCGTGTATGAGGAAACTCAGCCTGA TGTGTTTGTTGAGGTTGCCCCGTCAAGAGACCGACAGATCCTGACCATCAACTGCAACAGCAGAACTAGTTCAGAGGTGCTGCTAATCCATGGAGCAACATCCCATTTAGAGCCTGTTGTGGTTCAGTCTCGCCAGCTGGACCTCCTGTACCACGTGGAGCACTGGAGAGGGCACCTTATTATTCTGGCAAATACAGGGCCAGGACAAGAATATCAG gtgGTAAAGTCTCCCCTCTCTGAGCCATCCATGGCGTCTTGGGTGTCTTTGTTTACACCTGATCCTGGCACTGCAGTCAAAGACATGGAAGTGGTCGGAGACCATTGTGTGTTGGTTGCAAGAACATCAGCCAGTGAACTCGCTCTGATTGTGGTTTCACTCACCCATCCCAAAGACCCAAAGATTGTACAG CTCCCCTCCTGGGCTTTTGCCATTGAAACCAAGAAACCAGGCTTGGCAGGCCAACAAGATGTGCTGGAATTTCTGTTATCATCTCCGGTCCATCCACCTGTGCCATTCTCTCTGTGTCCCAAGAAAGGGCTTCTTTTATCAGGCAGTGGTAACGAGTCCTCTCCAGAGAGCCGAGCCAAGTGGATCACAACACGTTTGGAAGCCTGCAGTCAA GATGGCACCTTGGTGCCAGTGACTCTGTTCCATGCAGTACCTATGGAGTGTCTAAGCCAGGTGCCTTTGCTCGTCCATGTATACGGAGCCTATGGTAGAGATCTCAACATGGAGTTCTGCCCAGTTAGAAGAATGCTGTTGGAGCAGGGCTGGGCGCTGGCCTACTGTCACATCAG AGGTGGAGGGGAGCGTGGCCTTTCCTGGCAAAGACGAGCTCGAGTGGAGGGGAAGGAGAGGGGAGTAGAGGACCTCCAAGCTTGCCTCCATCACCTTTTCTCTTTGGGAATCTCTTCTCCTTCACTCACGGCCCTTACAGCCTGCAGTGCTGGAGCTGTGCCAGTGGGAGCACTAtgcaacaaaaacccaaacttgATGCGGGCTATAACGCTGCAA GCTCCTTTCCTGGATGTGTTGGGGACTATGGAGAATCCCAGTCTTCCTCTGACTTTGGAGGACAGAGATGAATGGGGGGACCCAGTGGGAAACTTGGAACACAGACACATCATATCTTCCTACTGTCCCCTTCACAACATTATGCCTCAG CACTATCCATCAATGCTGCTGACAGCTTACAGTGGTGATCCCAGGGTTCCTCTGGAAGGTGTCCTCAGATACGCCGAACGTCTTAAGGAAGCCATTCAGACACACCTCAGCATGAAACCTGAGTCAG GAGGCCCTCCAGCTTGCATTTCTCTACACAGAACTGGGTCTGGACTGTCCACAGCCTCGACGCAGAAGGAAGAGATAACATGGCAAAAGAGACAAACGTCTACACTTACAGGATCAGCTCTGATGACGCTGCGCAAATCTTTAACAGTACTATCAACAGCAAGCAGATCTGTAAATGTTGGCTTTATTGTACGACAGAAGTCCCACAGATAG
- the prepl gene encoding prolyl endopeptidase-like isoform X2 → MVLSSPLRSSARLLTLSRAKFWKLGVSVRLRLSLSAQRCCTTETSVSADKYRNLEEYFVRRLKAAYRRFSGLPDHSVVYGRNHIYFIQDDGIYRTDKSDGKLEPEHVVNLKQASRGEGKTKPENEERFLWTVQRIRLSPQEKHLAATLKCSHKEELRCVVVRLGEKKLSLLNPHHILLKLERVLSFEWASDDVLFYTTLEGLRSSAVFRLDLTSSGSKITSVYEETQPDVFVEVAPSRDRQILTINCNSRTSSEVLLIHGATSHLEPVVVQSRQLDLLYHVEHWRGHLIILANTGPGQEYQVVKSPLSEPSMASWVSLFTPDPGTAVKDMEVVGDHCVLVARTSASELALIVVSLTHPKDPKIVQLPSWAFAIETKKPGLAGQQDVLEFLLSSPVHPPVPFSLCPKKGLLLSGSGNESSPESRAKWITTRLEACSQDGTLVPVTLFHAVPMECLSQVPLLVHVYGAYGRDLNMEFCPVRRMLLEQGWALAYCHIRGGGERGLSWQRRARVEGKERGVEDLQACLHHLFSLGISSPSLTALTACSAGAVPVGALCNKNPNLMRAITLQAPFLDVLGTMENPSLPLTLEDRDEWGDPVGNLEHRHIISSYCPLHNIMPQHYPSMLLTAYSGDPRVPLEGVLRYAERLKEAIQTHLSMKPESDCKHIPNIVLNIQPGVNHLGAETFEQILEEEALQLAFLYTELGLDCPQPRRRRKR, encoded by the exons ATGGTATTATCGTCCCCGCTCCGTTCTTCGGCTCGTCTCCTGACACTTTCTCGGGCAAAGTTCTGGAAACTCGGAGTGTCCGTACGATTGAGGCTGTCCTTGTCTGCCCAGCGTTGTTGCACGACG GaaacttctgtttctgctgacaAGTACAGGAACTTAGAGGAGTATTTCGTCAGGAGATTGAAGGCGGCGTATCGCAGGTTCTCCGGTTTACCTGATCATTCAGTG gtCTACGGACGTAATCACATTTACTTCATCCAAGATGATGGCATCTATAGAACGGACAAAAGTGATG GTAAACTGGAACCAGAGCATGTTGTAAACCTAAAACAAGCATCTAGAGGAGAAGGGAAGACAAAACCTGAGAACGAGGAGAGATTTCTCTGGACCGTCCAGAGAATACGTCTGTCCCCACAAGAAAAGCATCTCGCCGCCACGCTAAAATGCAGTCACAAAGAAGAGCTTAG gtgtGTCGTTGTGAGACTTGGAGAGAAAAAACTGTCCCTCCTGAATCCCCACCACATCCTACTCAAGCTGGAGAGAGTCCTCAGCTTTG AGTGGGCCTCGGATGACGTCCTGTTTTACACAACACTGGAAGGCCTACGCTCCAGCGCTGTGTTTCGTCTGGACCTGACCTCCAGTGGAAGTAAAATAACGTCCGTGTATGAGGAAACTCAGCCTGA TGTGTTTGTTGAGGTTGCCCCGTCAAGAGACCGACAGATCCTGACCATCAACTGCAACAGCAGAACTAGTTCAGAGGTGCTGCTAATCCATGGAGCAACATCCCATTTAGAGCCTGTTGTGGTTCAGTCTCGCCAGCTGGACCTCCTGTACCACGTGGAGCACTGGAGAGGGCACCTTATTATTCTGGCAAATACAGGGCCAGGACAAGAATATCAG gtgGTAAAGTCTCCCCTCTCTGAGCCATCCATGGCGTCTTGGGTGTCTTTGTTTACACCTGATCCTGGCACTGCAGTCAAAGACATGGAAGTGGTCGGAGACCATTGTGTGTTGGTTGCAAGAACATCAGCCAGTGAACTCGCTCTGATTGTGGTTTCACTCACCCATCCCAAAGACCCAAAGATTGTACAG CTCCCCTCCTGGGCTTTTGCCATTGAAACCAAGAAACCAGGCTTGGCAGGCCAACAAGATGTGCTGGAATTTCTGTTATCATCTCCGGTCCATCCACCTGTGCCATTCTCTCTGTGTCCCAAGAAAGGGCTTCTTTTATCAGGCAGTGGTAACGAGTCCTCTCCAGAGAGCCGAGCCAAGTGGATCACAACACGTTTGGAAGCCTGCAGTCAA GATGGCACCTTGGTGCCAGTGACTCTGTTCCATGCAGTACCTATGGAGTGTCTAAGCCAGGTGCCTTTGCTCGTCCATGTATACGGAGCCTATGGTAGAGATCTCAACATGGAGTTCTGCCCAGTTAGAAGAATGCTGTTGGAGCAGGGCTGGGCGCTGGCCTACTGTCACATCAG AGGTGGAGGGGAGCGTGGCCTTTCCTGGCAAAGACGAGCTCGAGTGGAGGGGAAGGAGAGGGGAGTAGAGGACCTCCAAGCTTGCCTCCATCACCTTTTCTCTTTGGGAATCTCTTCTCCTTCACTCACGGCCCTTACAGCCTGCAGTGCTGGAGCTGTGCCAGTGGGAGCACTAtgcaacaaaaacccaaacttgATGCGGGCTATAACGCTGCAA GCTCCTTTCCTGGATGTGTTGGGGACTATGGAGAATCCCAGTCTTCCTCTGACTTTGGAGGACAGAGATGAATGGGGGGACCCAGTGGGAAACTTGGAACACAGACACATCATATCTTCCTACTGTCCCCTTCACAACATTATGCCTCAG CACTATCCATCAATGCTGCTGACAGCTTACAGTGGTGATCCCAGGGTTCCTCTGGAAGGTGTCCTCAGATACGCCGAACGTCTTAAGGAAGCCATTCAGACACACCTCAGCATGAAACCTGAGTCAG attgtAAACATATACCAAACATAGTTCTTAATATCCAACCTGGAGTAAATCATCTCGGAGCAGAAACTTTTGAGCAGATACTGGAGGAG GAGGCCCTCCAGCTTGCATTTCTCTACACAGAACTGGGTCTGGACTGTCCACAGCCTCGACGCAGAAGGAAGAGATAA